In a genomic window of Streptomyces noursei ATCC 11455:
- a CDS encoding TerD family protein — translation MGVTLAKGGNVSLSKEAPGLSAVTIGLGWAVRTTTGADYDLDASALLCAQSGKVVSDQHFVFFNNLTSPDGSVVHSGDNLTGGSHGDDEQIQVDVATVPAQVTKIVFPVSIYEAEQRGQSFGQVRDAFIRVVNQADGREIARYDLTEDASTETAMVFGEVYRHGAEWKFRAIGQGYASGLRGIAQDFGVNVG, via the coding sequence ATGGGTGTGACCCTGGCCAAGGGCGGCAACGTCTCGCTCAGCAAGGAGGCCCCCGGCCTCAGCGCGGTGACCATCGGGCTGGGCTGGGCCGTCCGCACCACCACCGGCGCCGACTACGACCTGGACGCCTCCGCGCTGCTGTGCGCACAGTCCGGCAAGGTCGTCTCCGACCAGCACTTCGTGTTCTTCAACAACCTCACCAGCCCGGACGGTTCCGTGGTGCACTCCGGGGACAACCTCACCGGTGGCAGCCACGGTGACGACGAACAGATCCAGGTCGACGTGGCCACCGTCCCCGCGCAGGTCACCAAAATCGTCTTCCCGGTCTCCATCTACGAGGCCGAGCAGCGCGGCCAGAGCTTCGGCCAGGTCCGCGACGCGTTCATCCGCGTGGTCAATCAGGCCGACGGCCGGGAGATCGCCCGCTACGACCTCACGGAGGACGCCTCCACCGAGACCGCCATGGTCTTCGGCGAGGTCTACCGGCACGGCGCGGAGTGGAAGTTCCGGGCCATCGGCCAGGGCTACGCCTCGGGACTGCGCGGTATCGCCCAGGACTTCGGGGTCAACGTCGGCTGA
- a CDS encoding AI-2E family transporter, producing MPRWLPRAMVLALALVACFQLATWGFHQLIGLLLNVLIAFFLALAIEPAVDWMAGRGMRRGLATGLVFLGIVVATVGFFALLGSMLAGQIATMVEEFPQYLDSVISWINSTFHTHLSRVQVQNNLLNSDWLQKYVQDSANNVLAVSAQVLGGLFNLLTIALFSFYFAADGPRLRRALCSVLPPRRQAEVLRAWEIAVAKTGGYLYSRGLMALISGIAHYVLLEILGVPYAPALGMWVGLISQFIPTIGTYMAGALPILIAFTVDPWYALWVFGFVVVYQQFENYLLQPRITAKTVDIHPAVAFGSVIAGTALMGAVGALIAIPATATLQAFLGAYVKRYEVTPDPRVRRWSRRRGAAPEGTGGAGDVGTAAPVPDPIPVPVREGGPGEARRDAE from the coding sequence ATGCCGCGCTGGCTGCCGCGCGCCATGGTGCTCGCCCTCGCGCTGGTGGCCTGCTTCCAGCTCGCCACCTGGGGCTTCCACCAGCTGATCGGCCTGCTGCTGAACGTCCTCATCGCGTTCTTCCTGGCACTGGCCATCGAGCCGGCCGTCGACTGGATGGCCGGTCGGGGCATGCGCCGCGGGCTCGCCACCGGCCTGGTGTTCCTCGGGATCGTCGTCGCCACGGTCGGCTTCTTCGCGCTGCTGGGGTCCATGCTGGCCGGCCAGATCGCCACCATGGTCGAGGAGTTCCCGCAGTACCTGGACTCCGTCATCAGCTGGATCAACAGCACCTTCCACACCCACCTCTCCCGGGTCCAGGTGCAGAACAACCTGCTGAACTCCGACTGGCTGCAGAAGTACGTCCAGGACAGCGCCAACAACGTCCTGGCGGTCTCCGCACAGGTGCTGGGCGGGCTGTTCAACCTCCTCACGATCGCGCTGTTCTCGTTCTACTTCGCCGCCGACGGCCCCCGGCTGCGGCGGGCGCTGTGCTCGGTGCTGCCGCCCCGTCGTCAGGCCGAGGTGCTGCGCGCCTGGGAGATCGCCGTCGCCAAGACCGGCGGATACCTCTACTCCCGCGGGCTGATGGCGCTGATATCCGGCATCGCGCACTACGTCCTGCTGGAGATCCTGGGGGTTCCCTACGCCCCGGCGCTCGGCATGTGGGTCGGCCTGATCTCGCAGTTCATCCCGACGATCGGCACGTACATGGCGGGTGCGCTGCCCATCCTGATCGCGTTCACCGTCGACCCCTGGTACGCGCTGTGGGTCTTCGGCTTCGTCGTGGTCTACCAGCAGTTCGAGAACTACCTGCTCCAGCCCCGGATCACCGCCAAGACCGTGGACATCCACCCCGCGGTCGCCTTCGGATCGGTGATCGCCGGCACGGCGCTGATGGGCGCGGTCGGCGCGCTGATCGCGATCCCGGCCACCGCGACGCTCCAGGCGTTCCTGGGCGCGTACGTCAAGCGGTACGAGGTCACCCCGGACCCGCGGGTCCGCCGCTGGTCGCGGCGGCGCGGCGCGGCGCCGGAGGGCACCGGGGGCGCCGGGGACGTCGGGACGGCCGCGCCGGTCCCGGACCCGATCCCCGTCCCCGTCCGGGAGGGCGGGCCGGGCGAGGCGCGGCGGGACGCGGAGTGA
- a CDS encoding DUF3046 domain-containing protein, translated as MRLTVFWERMADHFGAGYADSFARDHVMAELGGRTIHEALAAGWSAKEVWRVVCAVMDVPQSKR; from the coding sequence ATGCGGTTGACGGTGTTCTGGGAGCGGATGGCGGACCACTTCGGTGCGGGCTACGCCGACTCGTTCGCGCGCGATCACGTGATGGCGGAGCTCGGCGGTCGCACCATCCACGAGGCGCTGGCGGCAGGGTGGAGCGCCAAGGAGGTCTGGCGGGTGGTCTGCGCGGTGATGGACGTGCCGCAGAGCAAGCGGTGA
- a CDS encoding ArsR/SmtB family transcription factor has protein sequence MADPSAEVLAEAAAMFGLLASPPRLHIVWALAQGESDVSGLAERVGGALPAISQHLSKLKLAGLVRSRREGRRVVYFVDDPDTVAVMRTLVVQLAARDAHTAPPRLRRLGG, from the coding sequence ATGGCCGATCCGTCCGCCGAGGTACTGGCCGAGGCGGCCGCGATGTTCGGGCTGCTGGCCTCTCCCCCACGGCTGCACATCGTCTGGGCACTGGCCCAGGGCGAGAGCGACGTCAGCGGACTGGCCGAACGGGTCGGCGGCGCCCTGCCCGCGATCAGCCAACACCTGTCCAAGCTCAAGCTCGCCGGACTGGTGCGCTCCCGCCGCGAAGGCCGCCGGGTCGTCTACTTCGTCGACGACCCCGACACCGTCGCCGTGATGCGCACCCTCGTCGTCCAACTCGCCGCCCGCGACGCGCACACCGCGCCACCCCGGCTCCGCCGCCTGGGCGGCTGA
- a CDS encoding LCP family protein: protein MHDDHSPYGRSPYGPDGREAGGTGGRAARRRPADGRGGRRRSPLVVAGRTALALSSALVLLASGVSWAAYNWVSSGLNTSDALNAIGGKDAPKHLDNSVNLLLIGLDSRKDMNGNDLPREFVKDQLHAGSSDIGYYNTNTLILMHIPADGGKVTAFSVPRDDYVQTFNGDGTSQGHFKIKEAYANAYTGAHDKFSAQGVKGADLESRSREAGREATLATVQNFLQVPIDHFAEVNLLGFYDIAKVLQPIEVCLKHPVKDRYSGADFPAGHQQLDPKQALAFVRQRHGLDGGDLDRTHRQQAFISSVTHKLKSQGVFTDLGKLQGLFDVVKKDLVIDSKFDVLDFAQQATNLTGGNVVFHTLPIAGFATRNRESVNLVDVPKIRSIVQSLIGEKPGSSDRPGDGAPSPSASVKAAPATVDVLNGSGKKGAAADELKALTSLGYTAGRTENATPRQRTTVLYGAGAQEAARQIGDRLSTAAPVPSASVPAGHVQVVLGGDFTAPPATGAATPEKSADPGTTGSSPSPVPSDAFAGDSVKEGGIPCVN from the coding sequence GTGCATGACGACCACAGCCCCTACGGGCGGAGTCCGTACGGACCGGACGGCCGGGAGGCCGGGGGGACCGGCGGGCGGGCCGCACGCCGGCGGCCGGCCGACGGGCGCGGCGGACGGCGGCGCTCCCCCCTGGTCGTCGCCGGACGGACCGCGCTCGCCCTCTCCTCGGCGCTGGTCCTCCTGGCCAGCGGGGTGTCCTGGGCGGCGTACAACTGGGTCAGCAGCGGGCTGAACACCTCCGACGCGCTCAACGCCATCGGCGGCAAGGACGCGCCCAAGCACCTGGACAACTCGGTCAACCTGCTGTTGATCGGCCTGGATTCGCGCAAGGACATGAACGGCAACGACCTGCCGCGGGAGTTCGTCAAGGACCAGCTGCACGCCGGGTCCAGCGACATCGGTTACTACAACACCAACACCCTGATCCTGATGCACATCCCGGCGGACGGCGGGAAGGTCACCGCGTTCTCCGTCCCGCGCGACGACTATGTGCAGACCTTCAACGGGGACGGCACCTCCCAGGGGCACTTCAAGATCAAGGAGGCGTACGCCAACGCCTATACGGGCGCCCACGACAAGTTCTCCGCCCAGGGGGTCAAGGGCGCCGACCTGGAGAGCCGGAGCCGGGAGGCCGGCCGGGAGGCGACGCTGGCGACGGTGCAGAACTTCCTCCAGGTGCCGATCGACCACTTCGCCGAGGTCAACCTGCTGGGCTTCTACGACATCGCCAAGGTGCTCCAGCCGATCGAGGTCTGCCTGAAGCACCCGGTCAAGGACCGCTACTCGGGCGCCGACTTCCCGGCGGGCCACCAACAGCTCGACCCGAAGCAGGCACTCGCCTTCGTCCGACAGCGGCACGGTCTGGACGGCGGCGACCTGGACCGCACCCACCGCCAGCAGGCGTTCATCTCGTCGGTCACCCACAAGCTGAAGAGCCAGGGGGTCTTCACCGACCTGGGCAAGCTGCAGGGGCTGTTCGACGTGGTGAAGAAGGACCTGGTCATCGACAGCAAGTTCGACGTGCTGGACTTCGCCCAGCAGGCCACCAACCTGACCGGCGGGAACGTGGTGTTCCACACCCTGCCCATCGCCGGCTTCGCCACCCGCAACCGCGAGTCCGTCAATCTCGTGGACGTGCCCAAGATCCGGTCCATCGTGCAGTCCCTGATCGGCGAGAAGCCCGGTTCCTCGGACCGGCCCGGCGACGGGGCACCGTCGCCGTCCGCGTCCGTCAAGGCCGCCCCGGCGACCGTCGACGTCCTCAACGGCTCCGGGAAGAAGGGCGCCGCGGCGGACGAGCTCAAGGCGCTGACCTCGCTCGGCTACACCGCGGGCCGCACCGAGAACGCCACCCCCCGGCAGCGCACCACCGTCCTCTACGGCGCCGGCGCGCAGGAGGCCGCCCGGCAGATCGGCGACCGGCTGAGCACCGCCGCGCCGGTCCCCAGCGCCTCGGTGCCCGCCGGACACGTCCAGGTCGTCCTCGGTGGCGACTTCACGGCCCCGCCCGCCACCGGGGCGGCGACCCCGGAGAAGTCCGCCGACCCCGGCACGACGGGCAGCTCCCCCTCTCCCGTCCCGTCCGACGCCTTCGCCGGCGACTCCGTCAAGGAGGGCGGCATCCCCTGCGTCAACTGA
- a CDS encoding DUF6542 domain-containing protein, protein MTGQRTEAPNGHDDLARDRAQVSRRVPGPRRRGDRHPGAAGIGPAPGRAGARADRAERGRPALRAAVVALAVTAAGAAVDVALGGRPGWVFAVAAALGAALTGRTCTRAGAWWLISAPPLVVAVVTVACEQLAGTTTVQGKGLATAAVRWAVDGFPAMAAAEAVLIVVLTVRGIRAGRRGDRKRSRRNSGA, encoded by the coding sequence ATGACAGGTCAGCGCACCGAAGCCCCGAACGGGCACGACGACCTGGCCCGGGACCGGGCACAGGTCTCACGCCGGGTACCGGGTCCGCGCCGCCGCGGGGACCGGCACCCGGGAGCGGCCGGCATCGGGCCGGCCCCCGGGCGGGCCGGTGCACGGGCGGACCGGGCGGAGCGCGGGCGCCCAGCGCTCCGGGCCGCCGTGGTGGCGCTGGCGGTGACGGCCGCGGGTGCCGCGGTCGACGTGGCGCTCGGCGGGCGGCCCGGCTGGGTGTTCGCGGTGGCCGCGGCGCTCGGCGCGGCACTGACCGGCAGAACCTGCACCCGGGCCGGCGCCTGGTGGCTGATATCCGCGCCGCCCCTGGTGGTGGCGGTCGTCACCGTGGCGTGCGAGCAGCTGGCGGGCACCACCACCGTCCAGGGCAAGGGCCTGGCGACGGCGGCGGTGCGCTGGGCCGTGGACGGGTTCCCGGCCATGGCGGCGGCCGAGGCGGTGCTGATCGTGGTGCTGACGGTCCGGGGCATACGGGCCGGCCGGCGCGGCGACCGGAAGCGGAGCAGGAGGAACAGCGGTGCATGA